A single genomic interval of Xyrauchen texanus isolate HMW12.3.18 chromosome 8, RBS_HiC_50CHRs, whole genome shotgun sequence harbors:
- the LOC127647518 gene encoding 40S ribosomal protein S11, producing the protein MADTQNERAYQKQPTIFQNKKRVLAGEGSSKEKLPRYHKNIGLGFKTPREAIDGTYIDKKCPFTGNVSIRGRILSGVVTKMKMQRTIVIRRDYLHYIRKYNRFEKRHKNMSVHLSPCFRDVTVGDIVTVGECRPLSKTVRFNVLKVTKAAGAKKQFQKF; encoded by the exons ATGGCGGACACGCAG AACGAGAGGGCTTATCAGAAACAGCCCACCATCTTCCAGAACAAGAAGCGGGTTCTGGCAGGTGAAGGAAGTAGCAAAGAGAAGCTGCCACGCTACCACAAAAACATTGGCTTGGGATTCAAAACCCccagagag GCAATTGATGGCACGTACATTGACAAGAAATGCCCCTTTACTGGAAATGTGTCCATCAGAGGCCGTATTCTTTCCG GCGTTGTGACCAAGATGAAGATGCAGAGGACCATCGTCATCAGAAGAGACTACTTGCATTACATCCGCAAGTACAACCGTTTTGAGAAGAGACATAAGAACATGTCTGTCCACCTCTCCCCATGTTTCAG GGACGTGACTGTCGGTGACATTGTTACAGTTGGAGAATGCAGACCTCTCAGCAAGACAGTGAGGTTCAATGTCCTGAAGGTCACCAAGGCAGCTGGAGCCAAGAAGCAGTTCCAGAAGTTCTAG
- the LOC127647517 gene encoding apoptosis regulator BAX-like isoform X2, giving the protein MAAPSGGGDTGTGNEQILNLGAALLKDFIYERVRRHGDCDAVVTRSQLGGGEELSDPSHKRLAQCLQKIGDELDGNVQLQSMLNDSALPPTQDIFIKVAREIFSDGKFNWGRVVALFYFACRLVIKAISTKIPDIIRTIISWTMSYIQEHVINWIREQGGWEGIPSYFGTPTWQTIGVFLAGVLTTVLVIRKM; this is encoded by the exons ATGGCAGCGCCGTCGGGTGGAGGCGATACGG GCACTGGCAATGAACAGATTCTTAATTTGGGAGCTGCACTTCTTAAAGA CTTTATCTATGAAAGGGTTCGTCGGCATGGCGACTGTGATGCTGTGGTGACCCGGAGTCAGTTGGGTGGGGGGGAGGAGTTAAGTGACCCAAGCCATAAACGACTTGCACAGTGTTTGCAGAAAATTGGGGATGAACTTGATGGAAATGTGCAGCTGCAAAG CATGTTGAATGACTCTGCACTTCCACCTACTCAAGACATCTTCATCAAAGTGGCCCGTGAGATCTTCTCTGATGGGAAGTTCAACTGGGGAAGGGTGGTGGCACTTTTCTACTTTGCATGTCGGCTTGTCATCAAG GCTATTTCGACCAAGATTCCTGACATCATCAGAACCATCATCAGCTGGACAATGTCCTACATTCAGGAGCATGTTATTAACTGGATCAGGGAACAGGGTGGCTGG GAGGGAATTCCCTCTTACTTTGGGACCCCCACATGGCAGACTATCGGGGTCTTCCTGGCTGGAGTTCTCACCACTGTGCTGGTGATCCGCAAGATGTGA